A region from the Neurospora crassa OR74A linkage group V, whole genome shotgun sequence genome encodes:
- the csn-3 gene encoding COP9 signalosome subunit 3: MDARLTVLTAFPPAAGIDNEEYYQNSQQHAKRVRELVRDNAQWIRESADDILKHVNPAVYSLSYLMILEFLLQSPGWTSQQAHESLASYMAQFFLQFDARQIRCKGSTWSDVLKEAYSERGLFPASVAVELVTAALLRLDPSGSIITSHHCNLVELAYNTGNVGALLPLIEKPIIYMPAKGMSTAQPLCDMSLPPPAYINPDSQLTDALTSAAVLQYDFLCGLCFIERRMWQQAFDAFERCVTYPTRDGGCSKIMTEAYNKWILVGLLLTGKPPTLPETTSQAAKKIFATQGKPYKLFAQAFKSETAGDLVREFEVINSELLPNEGNVELAKLVLAHYQRWQIINLRNIYTNISLEKIQERTQSAETGAPLPTVEAVDQLVQSMIADGSLQGAIERPKDGSPAYLTFLSSPAQGMSEVEFSAQVNKVMQGIKALEPIIEATNKRLASNREYISHTVKRQFDAAREHKLGLQSAGGGFEESSFHIEEEEDLMSGLPAH, encoded by the exons ATGGACGCACGTCTTACGGTCCTGACGGCCTTTCCACCGGCCGCTGGGATTGATAACGAAGAATACTACCAAAACAGCCAGCAACATGCCAAGAGGGTGCGAGAACTCGTCCGGGACAATGCGCAGTGGATAAGGGAGTCCGCCGACGATATTctaaag CATGTCAACCCCGCCGTCTATTCCCTCTCATATCTTATGATCCTCGAATTTCTACTACAGTCACCCGGGTGGACCTCTCAGCAGGCACATGAGAGCTTGGCATCATATATGGCCCAGTTCTTCCTCCAGTTTGATGCTCGCCAAATACGGTGCAAGGGAAGCACTTGGTCAGATGTTCTCAAAGAGGCGTATAGCGAACGCGGCTTGTTTCCT GCCTCTGTTGCCGTAGAGCTGGTCACTGCTGCCCTCCTAAGACTTGACCCTTCAGGCTCTATCATCACATCCCACCACTGCAACCTGGTCGAGCTGGCATACAATACCGGCAATGTCGGAGCATTACTACCTCTGATTGAGAAACCTATCATCTATATGCCGGCCAAGGGCATGTCGACAGCCCAGCCCCTTTGCGACATGTCTCTCCCTCCACCAGCATACATCAACCCCGACAGCCAGCTCACCGACGCTCTTACCAGCGCCGCCGTGCTTCAGTACGATTTTCTATGCGGCCTGTGCTTCATAGAGCGCCGGATGTGGCAGCAAGCCTTTGATGCCTTTGAACGATGTGTTACGTATCCGACGCGAGACGGCGGTTGCAGCAAGATCATGACGGAGGCATATAACAAATGGATCCTTGTCGGCTTGCTCCTGACCGGAAAGCCACCAACACTGCCGGAAACGACCTCGCAAGCGGCAAAGAAGATATTCGCAACCCAGGGAAAACCCTACAAGTTGTTTGCTCAGGCTTTCAAATCGGAAACCGCCGGGGATCTGGTCCGAGAATTTGAAGTGATCAATTCCGAGCTCTTACCCAATGAGGGGAACGTTGAGCTCGCAAAGCTGGTGCTGGCTCACTATCAACGGTGGCAAATCATCAACCTGCGCAATATCTACACTAACATTTCCCTTGAGAAAATCCAGGAACGGACACAGAGTGCGGAAACAGGCGCGCCGCTACCGACCGTAGAAGCGGTAGATCAGCTCGTACAAAGCATGATCGCCGACGGGAGTCTGCAGGGCGCTATCGAGCGCCCAAAGGACGGCAGCCCAGCCTATCTGACGTTTTTATCGTCGCCCGCGCAGGGCATGTCCGAGGTGGAGTTTTCGGCCCAGGTGAACAAAGTGATGCAAGGCATCAAGGCTCTGGAGCCCATCATCGAGGCAACCAACAAGCGCCTGGCCAGCAACCGCGAGTATATTAGTCACACGGTTAAACGTCAATTCGACGCGGCTCGCGAACACAAGCTTGGCCTTCAGAGCGCCGGTGGTGGCTTCGAAGAGTCGTCGTTCCAcattgaggaggaggaagatctGATGAGTGGTCTACCAGCTCACTAG
- a CDS encoding ran-binding protein has translation MTNPNPFPRRMSSFASANNGSRPVRSAGFSHLLNPSPDSGSHGSGASSHTGAPFSSLDAGAAHLGNAPHGLDEGRGSHRTSGADLPSFSRAFDMFTSKEPLLAGLNTTYSGVGSSASVSKTGFLSPSYLRGSGYLGKLAEQHKAKLMADRETTMSKGPSGTVFAGNTGNTESRSVTLHTKLPSGIHRGVALNLIERPPASAEFEDAVSPLPTRWNSDDKDHTVEVFGDGYEVKYTGSKGSEHEAGAIRADNPMPMQCGVYYFEVMVFSKKREDNIIAIGFETRKAQLSRFPGWEGESWAYHGNDGKIFASGSNSGRSYGPTYGAGDTVGCLVNFRTNQVLFTKNGEELEIAFKDPSFRDPTKSFYPAVGLKRPGDHIWVNFGQIPFQYDIDGYMKKQQKMVTDKIRSTDTANLAPPLNDTELIQQLVLQFLQHDGYVGTARAFAEEIHMEKQALNMDADVPVEGVNIKDDEDANNRQQIRRAILEGDIDQALIYTNQFYPKVLEENGQVYFRLRCRKFIEMIRREAEMNSSLQEAGVKAKSTSQGRHHTGNDTQRTYSQNPGGEDEMMTEGEEEMMDTEEDGSELRTGDPEDETMAMRAAGVSELCQDALEYGQELRDEFKNDPSHEVSKHLNEIFALMAYPNPLEVKEVAHLLDGKGRVAVAEELNSAILTSLGKSSRAALENLYAQTTVLLEDLRKDGGDGAFVTIQNILDDIPKAQVN, from the exons ATGACCAACCCAAACCCATTTCCACGCCGGATGTCTTCATTTGCCTCGGCCAATAACGGCTCTCGTCCCGTTCGATCTGCCGGCTTCTCCCACTTGCTGAACCCATCCCCCGACAGTGGCAGCCATGGGAGTGGCGCGAGCTCGCACACCGGCGCGCCCTTCTCCTCACTCGATGCTGGCGCCGCACACTTAGGGAATGCTCCTCATGGGCTGGACGAGGGGCGCGGGTCGCATCGGACGTCTGGTGCTGACTTGCCGTCTTTCTCTCGCGCCTTTGACATGTTCACGAGCAAGGAGCCGTTACTGGCGGGGCTGAATACGACGTACAGCGGAGTTGGATCCTCGGCCAGTGTCAGCAAGACAGGTTTTCTTTCGCCTTCGTATCTGCGAGGATCCGGTTATCTAGGAAAGCTCGCAGAACAACACAAGGCCAAGCTCATGGCTGACAGAGAAACTACAATGTCCAAGGGGCCATCTGGAACGGTCTTTGCCGGGAATACAGGGAACACGGAAAGCAGGTCTGTGACGCTTCACACAAAGCTTCCATCCGGCATACACAGAGGTGTGGCGTTGAATTTGATAGAGCGTCCCCCTGCATCAGCTGAATTCGAAGATGCCGTTAGCCCGCTCCCTACTCGATGGAACAGTGACGACAAGGACCATACTGTGGAGGTGTTTGGCGATGGTTACGAAGTAAAATACACAGGCTCAAAGGGATCAGAACATGAAGCCGGCGCGATACGAGCGGATAATCCCATGCCCATGCAGTGTGGTGTATACTACTTTGAGGTCATGGTATTCAGCAAGAAGCGAGAAGA TAATATCATCGCTATCGGTTTCGAAACCCGAAAGGCACAATTGTCGAGGTTCCCGGGCTGGGAGGGGGAGTCTTGGGCCTATCATGGTAATGACGGAAAAATCTTTGCCTCAGGGAGCAATTCGGGCAGATCATATGGCCCGACGTACGGTGCCGGCGACACAGTGGGCTGCCTAGTGAACTTTCGGACAAATCAGGTCTTGTTCACGAAAAATGGCGAGGAACTAG AGATTGCCTTCAAGGACCCGAGCTTCAGAGATCCTACCAAGAGTTTTTATCCTGCCGTCGGGCTAAAAAGGCCCGGAGACCACATTTGGGTCAATTTTGGTCAAATTCCCTTCCAGTACGACATCGACGGTTACATGAAG AAACAACAAAAGATGGTCACAGACAAGATCAGAAGCACGGATACTGCTAATCTCGCGCCCCCTCTAAACGATACCGAGCTCATTCAGCAACTG GTTTTGCAATTTCTTCAACACGATGGTTATGTGGGAACTGCCCGTGCCTTTGCCGAAGAGATACATATGGAAAAGCAGGCTCTCAACATGGACGCCGACGTTCCCGTTGAGGGCGTCAATATCAAGGATGACGAAGATGCGAATAACAGGCAACAGATTCGCCGTGCCATCCTCGAAGGCGACATCGACCAGGCTCTCATCTACACCAATCAATTCTACCCCAAGGTGCTGGAGGAGAACGGTCAGGTATACTTCCGGCTGCGCTGTCGCAAGTTCATCGAGATGATTCGAAGGGAGGCCGAAATGAACAGTTCACTACAAGAAGCCGGAGTGAAAGCTAAGAGCACATCTCAGGGTCGACACCATACTGGCAATGACACGCAACGAACGTATAGTCAGAACCCAGGCGGAGAGGACGAAATGATGAcggaaggcgaagaagagatgATGGACACCGAAGAGGATGGTAGCGAGCTGAGGACAGGCGATCCCGAGGACGAAACCATGGCGATGCGCGCTGCCGGAGTAAGCGAGCTATGTCAGGATGCCCTGGAATATGGCCAAGAGCTTCGTGATGAATTCAAGAACGACCCAAGTCACGAAGTCAGCAAACACCTTAACGAAATTTTCGCGCTCATGGCGTATCCAAACCCTCTTGAAGTCAAGGAAGTCGCGCACCTCCTGGATGGAAAGGGGCGCGTTGCTGTGGCTGAGGAATTGAATTCCGCCATATTGA CGTCCCTGGGGAAGTCTTCTCGCGCAGCCTTAGAGAACCTCTACGCCCAAACAACGGTCCTCCTCGAAGATCTTAGGAAGGACGGAGGCGACGGCGCGTTTGTCACGATCCAAAACATTCTTGACGACATACCCAAGGCACAGGTAAATTAG
- the mcl-1 gene encoding myosin chain-like-1 protein, giving the protein MLGPLSPTPTSVPLNLSTPISNRRQEISDIMDMDLDDAPSRRNNTQQTTAGDNADNSKSSEADNTTSPPIGRDPSPPKSARPMSRIISGNELSPLKILQHQAQPQPLPESADSPLSPVAKSMAPPPLPQSARKTPIKRFPVKVNPSLPGSETTRSSSRDSQDRRISLQDVIRENGGIKQAIDIFEDDDVDMTGIEGDSGSKDTLLQNTSGNSTGSEHEQATREESVCEGNDTIVSTFSTFSAVPDLTKFSHMRSESASRFSVLGGGVSPAKQTPRVNGLVPDNKTTTGKKRDFDSGNASNLLDFTDSSRYGGYGAPQASPTRRTQFASPRPGSTDLATTTPQRPGSNLSNILDFDIPPMPTPRSVPTITPRELETLKSGFLSEISSLKASLSGKEAEVTSLKTAVSDAEKRVGECMERLHEVESMHESLEAEKNTWERRGREMEVVLRQVKEEIVLGRREREELEFKLDEAEKRREAAEMMAQDAESKMAGMRAGKASAEAAAHESPDKARGQPSSNKEVEMAVERVARELHALYKSKHETKVAALKKSYESRWEKKVRDLQTQVDELSRENEELRKQRDQDKTALATLNPARLTELEEERKADRARNAVQIREFEAEVEKLVAILQTVKDDNDELRALLEQERVEKGELVRLAEEMMSMQQEPPAPAPAPAPTHLSTSNGRGRADRRGSDVSATSNGDSGHHAPQPASMTSKIGAKPRLGLGGGPGAVRAPIKTQSASGIAPPSGMEGAFRAGGVGRPTSMRAPGGSGLGLKVSAGTRIGLGGGSGHGRAQSATTSGPNGVSGLPRPGSGMGLRGSGTLGGGGFGGTGGYRGH; this is encoded by the coding sequence ATGCTTGGGCCGCTTTCGCCGACGCCGACTTCTGTTCCTCTCAATCTTTCAACCCCTATTAGCAACCGTCGACAAGAAATCTCCGACATCATGGATATGGATCTAGATGACGCTCCTTCGAGGAGAAACAATACACAGCAAACTACCGCGGGCGACAACGCCGACAACAGCAAGAGCAGCGAAGCTGACAACACGACATCGCCGCCCATCGGTCGTGATCCCTCGCCGCCGAAATCTGCCCGCCCCATGTCGCGCATCATCTCTGGCAACGAGCTCTCCCCTCTCAAGATTCTCCAGCACCAGGCGCAACCGCAGCCATTGCCGGAAAGCGCCGACTCCCCTCTATCGCCCGTGGCAAAGAGTATGGCCCCGCCCCCGCTTCCCCAAAGCGCCCGCAAAACACCCATCAAGCGTTTCCCCGTCAAGGTCAACCCTTCATTGCCTGGCAGCGAGACGACGCGCTCCTCGTCACGAGACTCGCAAGATCGTCGGATAAGCCTGCAGGACGTGATACGTGAAAACGGAGGCATCAAACAAGCCATCGACATAttcgaggacgacgatgttGACATGACCGGCATCGAGGGAGACAGTGGTTCTAAGGACACGCTGCTACAAAATACGTCAGGCAATAGCACGGGCAGCGAACATGAACAGGCGACACGCGAAGAATCAGTCTGCGAAGGGAACGATACCATTGTTAGCACATTCAGCACATTTTCGGCTGTCCCAGACCTCACCAAGTTTTCACATATGCGATCCGAGAGCGCAAGCAGGTTCTCGGTGCTTGGTGGAGGGGTGTCGCCTGCAAAACAGACACCGCGCGTAAACGGCCTGGTGCCGGACAATAAAACAACGAccgggaagaagagagactTCGACTCGGGCAACGCCTCAAACCTGCTAGACTTTACGGATTCGTCACGATATGGAGGCTATGGAGCACCACAGGCGTCGCCCACACGCCGTACCCAGTTCGCATCGCCGCGGCCTGGTAGCACTGACCTTGCCACCACGACACCCCAACGCCCGGGCAGCAATCTTTCCAATATTCTCGATTTCGACATCCCACCGATGCCGACACCGCGTAGCGTCCCAACTATTACCCCGCGCGAACTCGAAACCCTGAAATCGGGCTTCCTTTCCGAGATCAGCAGCCTCAAGGCCTCGCTGAGCGGCAAGGAAGCAGAAGTCACGTCGCTAAAAACCGCTGTGAGCGACGCCGAGAAGCGGGTCGGCGAGTGCATGGAACGGCTTCACGAGGTGGAGAGCATGCATGAGTCACTAGAGGCCGAGAAAAATACCTGGGAGCGACGGGGGCGAGAAATGGAGGTCGTGTTGCGGcaggtcaaggaggagatTGTGCTCGGTCGGCGCGAGAGGGAGGAGCTCGAGTTCAAGCTGgacgaggccgagaagcGTCGGGAGGCGGCCGAGATGATGGCCCAGGATGCCGAGAGCAAGATGGCTGGCATGCGTGCTGGTAAGGCCAGCGCGGAGGCCGCTGCTCACGAGTCGCCTGACAAGGCAAGGGGACAGCCATCATCCAACAAAGAGGTGGAGATGGCGGTGGAACGCGTGGCTCGTGAGCTTCATGCGCTGTACAAGAGCAAGCATGAAACCAAGGTGGCGGCGCTCAAGAAGAGTTACGAGAGTCgctgggagaagaaggtgcGCGACTTGCAGACGCAGGTGGACGAGCTTAGCCGGGAGAACGAGGAGTTGCGAAAGCAGAGGGACCAAGATAAGACGGCGTTGGCGACCCTTAACCCGGCGCGGCTTActgagctggaggaggagcgcaaGGCCGATCGGGCGCGGAATGCCGTGCAAATCAGGGAGTTCGAGGCCGAGGTGGAGAAGCTCGTGGCTATTCTCCAAACAGTCAAGGACGATAACGATGAACTCAGGGCACTCTTGGAACAGGAGAGAGTTGAAAAGGGAGAACTAGTTCGTCTCGCCGAGGAGATGATGAGCATGCAACAAGAACCgcccgcgcccgcgcccgcACCTGCGCCTACCCACCTATCGACCTCCAATGGCCGGGGACGTGCCGACCGTAGGGGAAGCGATGTCAGCGCTACTAGTAACGGCGACAGCGGTCATCACGCGCCGCAGCCAGCGAGCATGACCTCCAAGATTGGAGCAAAGCCACGACTCGGTCTCGGAGGTGGGCCGGGAGCCGTACGTGCGCCCATAAAGACACAGTCAGCATCCGGAATCGCTCCTCCATCGGGTATGGAGGGGGCATTCCGGGCTGGTGGTGTCGGACGCCCAACTAGCATGAGGGCGCCTGGAGGAAGTGGTCTCGGGCTGAAGGTCTCGGCGGGGACCAGAATCGGGCTCGGTGGCGGCTCGGGTCATGGAAGGGCTCAGAGCGCTACGACATCAGGACCAAATGGCGTGAGTGGGTTGCCGCGGCCGGGGTCGGGGATGGGACTGAGAGGTAGCGGGAccttgggtggtggtggtttcggTGGTACAGGAGGTTATCGGGGGCACTGA
- a CDS encoding DUF1711 domain-containing protein — MAPHVKSSATPKDRRKSNGVGVSVASSNGASSKVVTLAVTPKNLRAIVDPGYVKEDTPVLKETNDSPVDSAVIPAVTNSAAENASDSNANTPAAGTPAPQSGPMGPPTDGLKKKGVKRAAGAGVNGNGEAKVRGKPGPKKKQRLDDGTIEGGRGGLAAHKLGPKANMGAINAGLRALDRSGKPCRKWTRGGFTLKSFTGVVWELPRWTAPPKPRPELTAEEPTPVSASAAGSSKENIVPGENAQVKSESSNNGVDVEMQNAPSFAAANSAAPSPGPTPAPAPASVPTAIAV, encoded by the exons ATGGCTCCTCACGTTAAGAGCAGCGCTACTCCCAAAGACCGACGAAAGTCGAACGGGGTCGGCGTCTCCGTGGCCAGCTCTAATGGCGCGTCGTCCAAGGTTGTCACCCTCGCCGTGACACCAAAGAATCTACGTGCTATTGTCGATCCTGGTTATGTCAAAGAGGACACGCCAGTTCTCAAAGAGACCAACGATTCACCTGTCGACTCGGCCGTCATCCCTGCCGTCACGAATTCGGCTGCTGAGAATGCGTCCGACTCAAATGCAAACACTCCCGCGGCTGGTACCCCGGCGCCGCAGTCTGGCCCCATGGGCCCACCTACTGATgggctgaagaagaagggcgttAAGCGGGCGGCAGGTGCTGGCGTGAATGGCAATGGTGAGGCCAAGGTTCGGGGCAAGCCGGGCCctaagaagaagcagaggcT AGACGACGGTACCATCGAGGGCGGCCGAGGCGGCTTGGCTGCGCACAAACTTGGACCCAAGGCTAACATGGGCGCTATCAACGCCGGTCTCCGAGCTCTTGATCGGTCTGGCAAGCCTTGCCGGAAGTGGACCAGAGGCGGATTCACCCTCAAGAGTTTTACCGGCGTTGTCTGGGAGCTTCCGCGCTGGACCGCGCCGCCTAAGCCACGGCCGGAACTAACGGCAGAGGAACCCACTCCGGTTTCAGCATCAGCCGCAGGCAGCAGCAAAGAAAACATCGTTCCGGGCGAGAACGCCCAAGTCAAAAGCGAGTCAAGCAACAACGGGGTGGATGTCGAGATGCAGAACGCCCCTAGctttgccgccgccaacTCAGCCGCGCCTTCACCGGGACCGActccagcaccagcacctgCATCAGTACCGACAGCCATTGCCGTATAG
- the pro-3 gene encoding gamma-glutamyl phosphate reductase, translating into MSLTNASPADAARAAKSASHVLATLSAEARNDALTAIHAGLTAARDEILAANARDLELARQAAADGKLSASLVSRLDLGKTGKWEDMLKGIWDVRDLEDPVGRVTLRTKLDDGLELERVTCPIGVLLIIFEARPEVIANIAALAVKSGNAAILKGGKESTESFVAISTAISNALSQTQVPNDAIQLVTTRESIPQLLALDRDIDLVIPRGSNELVRYIKENTKIPVLGHADGLCSIYLAASADAKLAADVVVDAKTSYPAACNSVETLLVQESALTTVFPAVASALAAKGVELRCDAASKAALSPEITTNIKDATAKDYDTEFLSLTLAVKTVPDLSAAIAHINTHGSHHTEAILTADQAEAERFMSAVDASGAYWNASTRFADGMRYGFGTEVGISTNKIHSRGPVGLEGLMIYKYKIRGQGHVSAVYGEGEGKKRFKHERLAI; encoded by the coding sequence ATGTCTCTCACCAACGCAAGTCCCGCCGATGCGGCTCGGGCGGCCAAGTCGGCCTCCCACGTGCTGGCCACGCTCTCGGCCGAGGCCCGCAACGACGCCCTGACGGCCATCCACGCCGGCCTCACTGCCGCGCGCGACGAAATTCTGGCCGCCAACGCCCGCGACCTTGAGCTGGCCCGCCAAGCCGCTGCCGACGGCAAGCTGAGCGCCAGCCTGGTGTCCCGCCTCGACCTGGGCAAGACGGGCAAGTGGGAGGACATGCTCAAGGGCATCTGGGACGTGCGCGACCTGGAGGACCCCGTCGGGCGCGTCACCCTTCGTACCAAGCTGGACGACGGCCTCGAGCTGGAGCGCGTCACCTGCCCGATCGGCGTGCTGCTCATCATTTTCGAGGCTCGCCCGGAGGTGATCGCCAACATTGCCGCGCTGGCCGTCAAGTCCGGCAACGCGGCCATCCTCAAGGGCGGCAAGGAGTCGACCGAGTCGTTTGTGGCCATCAGCACCGCCATCTCCAATGCGCTCTCGCAAACCCAGGTACCCAACGACGCCATCCAGCTCGTTACCACGCGCGAGTCCATCCCCCAGCTGCTCGCCCTCGACCGCGACATTGACCTCGTCATCCCCCGCGGATCCAATGAGCTGGTCCGGTACATCAAGGAGAACACCAAGATCCCCGTCCTCGGCCACGCCGATGGCCTCTGTTCCATCTATCTGGCCGCTTCTGCCGACGCCAAGCTGGCTGCtgacgtcgtcgtcgacgccAAGACCAGCTACCCGGCCGCCTGCAACAGCGTCGAGACCCTACTTGTCCAAGAATCCGCTCTCACCACCGTCTTCCCTGCCGTCGCCTCCGCCCTGGCCGCCAAGGGCGTTGAGCTGCGATGCGACGCCGCCTCCAAGGCCGCCCTTTCCCCCGaaatcaccaccaacatcaaaGACGCCACTGCCAAGGACTACGATACCGAattcctctccctcacccTCGCAGTCAAGACCGTCCCCGACCTGTCAGCAGCCATCGCCCACATCAACACGCACGGCTCGCACCACACCGAAGCGATCTTGACCGCGGACCAGGCCGAGGCCGAGCGCTTCATGTCGGCCGTGGATGCCTCGGGCGCGTACTGGAACGCGTCGACCCGGTTCGCGGACGGCATGCGCTACGGCTTTGGTACTGAAGTCGGTATTAGCACTAATAAGATCCACTCACGCGGTCCTGTGGGCTTGGAGGGGCTAATGATTTACAAGTATAAGATTAGGGGGCAGGGACACGTCAGTGCGGTttatggagagggagaggggaaaaagaggtttaaGCATGAGAGGTTGGCGATTTAA
- a CDS encoding MFS multidrug resistance transporter yields the protein MDERHPQKESPRPVALTNAQETLTGGVEEKKGVKEQVTSSSSDTDGPEVVDSSDHEPGPEQDKPHPGGDSALSQPYRTLSSSRVHTACVVARADRRGLLASFAFIPEVERPVEYKNKTKWMITTIVALAAAGAPFGSGIFLPALELMADDLHTSPTITNLAVALYMLAMSIFPLWWSSFSETLGRRTIYIASFTLFVVFSVLSAVSVNTAMLVIMRLLAGGASASVQAVGAGTIADIWKPAERGRAMGIFYLGPLIGPLLSPIIGGALSQGFGWRSTMWFLAIYGSCTLILIIFALPETLTKRKPLPPPPAENNELKRVSTRQSVAEHSKRVGAITRRFIIEPLEVLLYLRYPPVLVSVYSAAIAFGALFILNISIQTTFHSAPYGYSTIIVGLLYLPSSLGYIVASLFGGRWTDKIMMREARNAGRYDADGNPIFLPEDRMRENIWLAASMYPAAMVWFGWTAQHGVYWIVPCVANFFFGCGSMLVFGAVTTMLTEFMPHRSSSGVAVNNFVRNIFSCVGTIVAQPLINAMGIGWLCTMIGLFAWVTGNLAIWLLKRNAAKWRESMDNALNTKT from the exons ATGGACGAACGACATCCACAAAAAGAATCCCCAAGGCCAGTGGCTCTCACCAATGCACAGGAAACCCTCACCGGAGgagtggaagagaagaagggcgtgAAGGAGCAAGTGACTTCTTCAAGTTCTGATACCGACGGACCTGAAGTTGTCGACAGCTCCGATCATGAACCAGGGCCAGAACAGGACAAGCCTCATCCTGGTGGCGACTCCGCCTTGTCTCAGCCCTATCGCACTCTTTCTTCGTCCCGGGTCCATACGGCTTGTGTTGTCGCAAGGGCGGATCGTAGGGGGCTCTTGGCTAGCTTCGCTTTCATTCCCGAGGTTGAGCGTCCTGTTGAGTACAAGAACAAGACAAAATGGATGATCACGACCATAGTTGCCCTCGCAGCTGCTGGCGCCCCTTTTGGCAGTGGCATCTTTCTTC CTGCTCTTGAACTGATGGCTGATGACCTACATACATCGCCAACTATCACCAACTTGGCCGTTGCCTTGTACATGCTAGCTATGTCAATATTTCCCCTCTGGTGGTCATCATTCTCGGAAACGTTAGGCCGACGGACGATTTACATTGCCTCTTTCACGTTGTTTGTTGTCTTTTCGGTCCTGAGTGCTGTCAGCGTAAATACTGCCATGCTTGTGATAATGCGCCTTCTTGCTGGAGGAGCATCAGCATCC GTACAAGCCGTCGGCGCTGGCACTATCGCCGACATTTGGAAGCCAGCAGAGCGCGGACGAGCCATGGGAATCTTCTATCTCGGCCCCCTAATCGGCCCTCTGTTGTCCCCCATCATCGGCGGAGCACTTTCCCAGGGGTTCGGGTGGCGATCAACCATGTGGTTCCTCGCCATCTACGGCAGCTGCACTTTGATCCTGATCATCTTCGCCCTACCCGAGACGCTCACCAAGCGCAAGCCCCTTCCACCGCCGCCCGCTGAGAACAACGAGCTCAAGCGTGTCTCGACACGCCAGTCTGTCGCCGAACACTCTAAACGCGTTGGCGCTATCACTAGGCGCTTCATCATCGAACCTCTCGAGGTACTCCTTTACCTGCGATATCCCCCAGTTCTGGTGTCTGTTTACTCTGCCGCCATAGCGTTCGGTgctctcttcatcctcaatATCTCTATTCAGACAACCTTCCATTCAGCACCCTACGGTTACTCCACCATTATCGTCGGCCTCTTGTATTTGCCATCTTCTCTCGGCTACATTGTTGCCTCACTTTTCGGTGGACGATGGACCGACAAGATTATGATGCGTGAAGCCCGCAATGCTGGCCGCTACGATGCTGATGGCAACCCCATCTTCCTGCCCGAGGACCGCATGCGTGAGAACATCTGGTTAGCTGCCAGTATGTATCCCGCCGCCATGGTTTGGTTCGGTTGGACGGCGCAGCACGGTGTCTATTGGATCGTGCCCTGTGTTgccaacttcttcttcgggtGCGGGTCCATGCTCGTCTTTGGTGCCGTCACGACCATGTTGACCGAATTCATGCCGCACCGGAGCAGCAGCGGTGTGGCCGTGAACAACTTTGTGAGAAATATTTTCTCGTGCGTGGGCACAATCGTCGCTCAGCCGCTCATCAACGCCATGGGGATTGGGTGGTTGTGCACCATGATCGGGTTGTTTGCGTGGGTTACTGGCAACCTGGCAATTTGGCTGTTGAAGAGGAACGCGGCTAAGTGGAGGGAGAGTATGGATAACGCGTTGAACACGAAGACTTGA